The following are encoded in a window of Platichthys flesus chromosome 19, fPlaFle2.1, whole genome shotgun sequence genomic DNA:
- the LOC133974850 gene encoding synaptic vesicle 2-related protein-like, translating into MDSFARPAQISYRRWRNPELRCEVDFVAEGDESQETENEICTVTSASRESAPSSASDPHTEETFTVEDALDAVGFGPFQWKLSLLTGLSWIGDAMEMMILSILGPQLHCEWRLPSYKMALLTSVVFVGMGISSPLWGNLSDKYGRKIGLVLCMCFTLYYGLLSAFAPMYGWLLVLRGLVGFGIGGAPQAVTFYSEFLPAKKRGTCIMLIAMFWAVGAVFEVLLALMIMPTLGWRWLLGLSTLPMALFIIFCYWLPESPRFDVSMGRSHKALVTLKSIAKQNGRALPRGKMVAYKQNNRGRIKDLFAPQYWKTTLLLWFIWFSNAFAYYGIVLLTTEMFQAGDSCGATQGAKIEPSCSLECKYLTSEDYKDLLWTTLAEFPGLVLALLAVEFIGRKKSMALCFFMFSLSILPLYACIGRTALTIFIFLARAFISGGYQIVFVYTPEVFPTEIRALAMGASSSMARLGALITPFVAQMMLRTSVYLTLSVYCGCCVLAGIASLILPIETRGRGLQESSVDQEAGRQAGNTRSQEPRS; encoded by the exons ATGGACTCTTTCGCTCGACCTGCTCAGATCAGCTACAGGCGCTGGAGGAATCCTGAACTGAG GTGTGAGGTGGACTTCGTGGCAGAAGGTGATGAGTCCCAGGAAACAGAGAACGAGATCTGCACAGTGACCTCAGCCTCCAGAGAGTCTGCTCCCAGCTCTGCGTCCGATCCACACACTGAAG AAACCTTCACAGTGGAAGATGCCCTGGACGCCGTCGGCTTTGGGCCGTTCCAGTGGAAATTGTCGCTCCTCACTGGTCTCTCATGG ATAGGAGACGCCATGGAGATGATGATCCTCAGCATCTTGGGACCACAGCTGCACTGTGAGTGGAGGCTTCCGAGCTATAAGATGGCTCTGCTCACATCG gTGGTGTTTGTCGGGATGGGGATCAGTTCACCTCTCTGGGGCAATTTGTCCGACAAGTACGGCAGGAAAATT GGTCTGGTGCTTTGTATGTGCTTCACTCTGTACTACGGCCTGCTGAGCGCCTTCGCTCCGATGTACGGCTGGCTCTTGGTCTTGCGGGGCCTCGTAGGCTTTGGCATCGGCGGAGCTCCTCAGGC ggtgACGTTCTACTCCGAATTCCTCCCAGCGAAGAAGAGAGGCACCTGCATCATGTTGATCGCG ATGTTCTGGGCAGTCGGGGCTGTGTTCGAGGTCCTCCTGGCCCTGATGATCATGCCCACCCTCGGGTGGAGGTGGCTGCTCGGCCTCTCCACGTTACCAATGGCACTCTTCATTATTTTTTGCTAT TGGCTGCCGGAAAGTCCTCGCTTTGACGTTTCCATGGGAAGAAGTCATAAAGCCCTGGTGACTTTAAAGTCCATCGCTAAACAGAACGGCAGGGCTCTGCCTCGGGGGAAGATGGTTGCTTATAAACAG aataaCCGTGGACGGATCAAAGATCTCTTCGCTCCTCAGTACTGGAAGACAACTCTTCTCCTGTGGTTCATATG GTTTTCAAACGCCTTCGCCTACTACGGCATAGTCCTGTTGACAACTGAGATGTTCCAGGCTGGAGATTCATGTGGAG CGACGCAAGGGGCCAAGATCGAGCCCAGCTGTAGTCTGGAATGCAAATATTTGACATCGGAAGATTACAAAGACCTTTTATGGACGACGTTGGCTGAATTCCCag GTCTTGTGCTCGCCCTCCTGGCAGTTGAGTTTATTGGCAGGAAGAAGAGCATGGCTCTGTGCTTCTTCATGTTTTCCTTGTCCATTCTGCCTTTATACGCTTGTATCGGGAG GACGGCTCTGACAATCTTCATCTTCCTCGCCAGAGCCTTCATCTCTGGAGGATaccaaattgtttttgtttacacacCAGAA GTGTTTCCTACAGAAATCCGAGCCTTAGCCATGGGGGCTTCCAGTTCGATGGCCAGACTTGGTGCTCTCATCACCCCCTTCGTGGCACAG aTGATGCTCAGAACATCAGTGTATTTGACGCTGTCCGTGTACTGTGGCTGCTGTGTGCTGGCTGGCATTGCGTCTTTGATCCTGCCAATTGAAACGCGAGGCCGAGGTCTGCAGGAGTCCAGTGTCGACCAGGAGGCCGGACGACAGGCAGGCAACACAAGAAGTCAGGAGCCACGATCCTAG
- the myo1hb gene encoding unconventional myosin-Ih: MEASLTARDRVGIQDFVLLDPYTSETAFLENLKKRFHENLIYTYIGTLLVTVNPYKELDIYSKKQMDTYMGVNFFELPPHIYALADNVFRTMLSEFNNHFILISGESGAGKTEASKKILQYYAVSCPSTRLLNNVRDRLLLSNPVLEAFGNAKTLKNDNSSRFGKYMDIQFDHQGGAVGGHILSYLLEKSRVVHQNHGERNFHIFYQLVDGGEDDLLLWLGLERNCQHYSYLVQGDCAKVSSINDKSDWRTVRKALSVIDFSESDIEHLFGIIASVLHLGNIRFEADGRGFASLNTNQEMHWVSKLLGIPAQVLQQGLTHRKIEAKMEEVLTPFSVDHAVYARDALAKAIYGRTFNWLVNKINESLANKDSSRKTVIGLLDIYGFEVFNVNSFEQFCINYCNEKLQQLFIQLTLKSEQEEYDMEGIEWEPVPYFNNKIICDLVEEKYRGIISQLDEECLRPGEATDLTFLEKMEEKMGGHPHFVTHKLADQKTRKTLDRGDFRLLHYAGEVTYCVVGFLDKNNDLLYRNGKEVMRQSKNSIIKLCFPSTEPDTKRRPETVVTQFKSSLVGLTEILMSKEPWYVRCIKPNEAKQPGRFDDVLVRHQVKYLGLMEHLRVRRAGFAYRRKYEIFLQRYKPLCPDTWPNWKGTAAEGVRCLVKHLGYKSNEYKMGRTKIFIRHPRTLFATEDAFQVCKHKLATRIQAKYKGYRVKGDYMKQRDAATKIENCWRGILARKEREKRSWAVKVIKKFIKGFMTRNQPACVDNSEYLAYVRQNYLTRLKENLPRTVLEKDAWLTPPPVMQEASKLLKQLYIRHMVKKYVGGITPQRRAQLLLKSQTSSMFKGKKENYSFSVCKPFLDTRISTGDIHIKVLQMIRQEQVKYSVPVVKYDRNGFRPRDRQLIFTLEAAYLVEEARIKQRIDYSSLIGVSVSNLSDNFLILHVKSDDIKKKGDLVLQCDFLFEALIKLSVIANKQNCIKVVQGSVRFDIQPGREGFVDFKSGQEFIVYRAKNGHLMVESKRTKTRL; encoded by the exons ATGGAGGCCTCCCTGACGGCCCGGGATCGCGTGGGCATCCAGGATTTTGTTCTCTTAGACCCCTACACGAGCGAGACGGCCTTCCTGGAAAACCTGAAGAAGCGCTTTCATGAGAATCTCATTTAC ACTTACATTGGGACGCTGCTGGTGACGGTCAATCCATATAAAGAGTTGGACATCTACAGCAAGAAGCAAATGGACACCTACATGGGAGTCAACTTCTTTGAGCTGCCACCTCATAT TTATGCCCTGGCAGACAACGTCTTCCGCACCATGCTGTCTGAGTTCAACAACCACTTCATCCTGATCTCAGGGGAGAGTGGGGCTGGAAAGACCGAGGCCTCCAAGAAAATCCTGCAGTACTATGCCGTGAGCTGCCCGAGCACCAGACTCCTGAACAATGTTCGAGACAGACTCCTTCTCTCCAATCCAGTGCTGGAG GCTTTCGGAAATGCCAAAACCTTGAAGAATGACAACTCAAGCCGCTTTGGGAAATACATGGATATCCAGTTTGACCACCAG ggtGGTGCGGTCGGTGGCCACATCCTCAGTTACCTGTTGGAGAAATCCCGCGTGGTCCACCAGAACCACGGAGAGAGAAACTTCCACATCTTCTACCAGCTGGTGGACGGAGGGGAGGACGACCTGCTCCTCTGGCTCGGCCTGGAGAGAAACTGCCAGCACTACAGTTATCTGGTGCAG GGAGATTGTGCCAAAGTTAGCTCCATCAATGATAAAAGTGACTGGAGGACAGTGCGGAAAGCTCTCTCTGTCATAGATTTCAGTGAGAGTGATATTGAG CACCTGTTTGGAATCATTGCCAGCGTGCTCCACCTGGGTAACATCCGGTTTGAAGCAGACGGGCGGGGGTTCGCCTCTCTCAACACCAACCAGGAGATGCACTGGGTGTCAAAG TTGCTGGGGATTCCTGCTCAGGTGCTACAACAGGGCTTAACCCACAGGAAGATTGAAGCCAAAATGGAGGAG GTGCTCACTCCCTTCTCTGTGGACCACGCAGTGTATGCCAGGGATGCCCTTGCCAAAGCCATCTATGGCCGCACTTTCAACTGGCTGGTCAACAAGATCAATGAATCGTTAGCCAACAAG GATTCCTCCAGAAAGACAGTGATCGGTCTGCTGGACATCTACGGGTTTGAGGTTTTCAATGTGAACAG CTTTGAGCAGTTTTGCATCAACTACTGCAACGAGAAGCTACAGCAGCTTTTCATCCAGCTGACTCTCAAGTCAGAGCAGGAGGAGTACGATATGGAAGGGATTGAA TGGGAACCGGTGCCATATTTCAACAACAAAATCATATGTGACCTTGTGGAGGAGAAATACAGAGGAATCATCTCTCAATTG GACGAGGAATGTTTACGTCCCGGAGAAGCCACAGATCTCACCTtcctggagaagatggaggaaaagATGGGCGGCCATCCGCATTTCGTCAC ACATAAACTTGCAGACCAAAAGACGAGGAAGACACTGGATCGAGGAGACTTCCGCCTCCTGCACTACGCAGGGGAAGTTACCTACTGTGTTGTTG GATTCTTGGACAAAAACAATGATCTCTTGTATCGTAATGGGAAAGAG gTCATGAGACAATCCAAGAACTCCATCATCAAGCTCTGTTTTCCTTCTACTGAGCCGGACACTAAGAGGAGACCTGAGACT GTGGTGACTCAGTTTAAAAGCAGCCTCGTGGGCTTGACAGAGATCCTCATGTCCAAAGAGCCGTGGTACGTCCGCTGCATTAAGCCCAATGAAGCCAAGCAGCCAG GACGCTTTGATGACGTGTTGGTGCGGCATCAGGTGAAGTACCTGGGGCTGATGGAGCACCTGAGGGTCAGGCGCGCCGGGTTTGCTTACCGCCGCAAATATGAGATCTTCCTCCAGAG GTATAAACCTCTGTGTCCTGACACCTGGCCCAACTGGAAAGGGACGGCAGCAGAGGGGGTGCGGTGCCTCGTCAAACACTTGGGCTACAAATCCAATGAGTACAAGATGGGCAG GACAAAAATCTTCATCCGCCATCCCAGAACTCTGTTTGCAACAGAAGACGCCTTTCAGGTCTGCAAACATAAGCTAG CGACAAGGATTCAGGCCAAGTACAAAGGCTACAGGGTGAAAGGAGACTACATGAAACAGAGAGACGCTG CGACTAAGATTGAGAACTGCTGGAGAGGTATCTTGGCCAGAAAGGAGCGAGAAAAGAGATCATGGGCTGTCAAGGTCATCAAGAA GTTCATCAAAGGTTTCATGACCAGGAATCAGCCGGCCTGCGTGGACAACAGCGAGTACCTGGCGTACGTGAGGCAGAACTACCTCACCCGGCTGAAAGAGAACCTTCCCAGAACCGTCCTGGAGAAAGATGCTTGGCTCACGCCTCCCCCTGTAATGCAGGAG gCCTCCAAGCTCTTGAAGCAGCTCTACATCCGCCACATGGTGAAGAAGTACGTTGGAGGAATTACTCcacagaggagagcacag CTTCTGTTAAAATCCCAGACGAGCTCCATGttcaaaggaaagaaagaaaactactCATTCAGTGTCTGCAAACCCTTCCTGGACACCAGGATCA GCACAGGTGACATACACATCAAAGTGCTCCAGATGATACGACAGGAGCAAGTCAAG TACAGCGTGCCGGTCGTGAAGTACGACAGGAACGGCTTCAGGCCTCGTGACCGGCAGCTCATCTTCACCCTGGAAGCCGCCTACCTGGTGGAAGAGGCCAGGATCAAGCAGCGCATCGATTACAGCTCTCTGATAG gcGTATCCGTGAGCAACCTGAGCGACAACTTCCTGATCCTTCATGTTAAAAGTGATGACATCAAGAAAAAG ggTGATCTGGTGCTGCAgtgtgacttcctgtttgaggCCCTGATCAAGCTGAGTGTTATAGCCAACAAGCAGAACTGCATCAAAGTGGTGCAGGGCAG TGTGCGATTCGACATCCAGCCGGGCAGAGAGGGCTTTGTGGACTTTAAGAGTGGTCAGGAGTTCATTGTCTACAGGGCAAAGAATGGCCACCTGATGGTG GAATCGAAGAGAACCAAAACGAGATTATGA